The nucleotide sequence CGATAGGGCGGTATCGAGGTGCGATAATTGCGCGGCCCAACTCCGGTCAGCGGATGGTCCTGGATCATTCGCACCGTGCTCTCCCAAGTCAGGATGCGCTCGAGGTTGACCCCGGTACGCCCCATGCTCATCACCCGACGCTGCAGCGACGGGCTGGCCAGCGAGAGCACCAGCCCAACTCCGACCCCGACCAGCAGCAGCGTCATCAGCGCCCGGCGTCCGCGTTGATAGCCCAGGAACAGCGCGCCGCAGAACAGGCCGACCCAGGCACTGCGCGCATAGGTAAAGAACAGCGCGAGCAGGATCGGCAACGAGCCGAGCATCAGCCACAGCTTCTGGCGGATGTGGCTGTCCCAGGGCCGTCGTACTTTTCCCAACGCGATCTTGAACGGAAAGCTCAGCGGCTCAAAGTCCGACCGTGTGCGCTGGAAGTAAAGCCCGAGGGCCACGGCCAGCACCATCGCCAACACGTTGCCCAGGGTCAGGTGATGCGAAAAAAACCCCATGGCGTGATACGTGATGCCCAACTCGGGAAGATCCTTGAGGTTGTCTTTGACCGGATAACTGAGCCAACCGACCCAGTGCTGAATCACTCCCATTACGCCGATGGGCACCGCACCGACGAACAGTAGTCCCAAAGCTGTGCGCACGTGCGACACGCTGAGAAACGTCGCGACGATCAACGGCGTAAACAGCACCCAGTTATCCAGCAGCCCTTTGATCGCACGCTCGCGGTCCACGGCCGCCAAGGTGGCGATAATCGCCGCCAGAATGAACGCCAGAATCGGCGCCAGCAGGCGCATGCCGCCTGGTCGCGGATCGCGGCGCGCCACGGCGCGCACCACGTAGGCCGCCACGGCCAATCCCAGACCGATCTGCGCCAGGGAGATTGAGACCGCGGCGAACACGAAGTACATCAGCACGCCGATCAGGCCCAGATCGCTCATGGCGCAGGCTGTTCCGTGCTCCAAAATCGGCAGCGCGCAAACTTCCTCAAGGCCGCTTCGTGCGCGGTCGCGCCGGGCCTCGATGGTAAATTTATCGAGTACCAGCTTACGTGCTTGAGCGCCGCGCTCGCGCGTCTGTTCTAGATTGTCCAGCGCCTCGCTCAGCGCTCCCTCGAGCTGTGTCCGGTCGCCGCAATCGATCAGCCAGCCGCTCCGGCCATTCTCCACCTGGTCCGGCACTGCTCCGACCCGAGTTGCAATTGTGGGAACGCCGCCGGCCGCAGCCTCAAGTACCGCACGACAGGTGCCGTCGCTCCCCTCGCCGAGCAGCACCAGCACGTCCAGCCGCCGCAAGAGCGCCGGCAGATCTTGGTCCACGAACCCGAGGAACAGCACGCGGTCCGCGCAGCCCAATCCGCGCGCCGTCTGCTCCAACTCCTCCCGGCCCTCGCCGCGGCCCACGATCAGCAGCCGCGCGTCCGGGAAGCGTCCGCCGAGCGAGTCGAACGCCTCGAGCAACATCTGGTGTCCGCGTCCGGCCTTGATCCGCGAGACAATGCCCACGGCCGGCGCGCCCGCGGGCAGCCCGTCGATCAACAGCGGCTCCACGCTGGGCGCGAAACGTTGGCAATCGACACCGCCGCCCAGCAGCTTGATCCGCGCCGGATCAAGCCCCGGATAGCTCTTCAACAGCTCTTGGCGTTGGGGCGTACCCACGCTGAAAATTCCGTCAGTCGATTCGAAGAGTCGCGCGTGGACCGGCCTGCGACGCGATTGGGCCGAAGTGTGCAACGTGCGCACAATGCGGAAGCGCGTGCGGCTCAGACGCCTCGCCAGTGCGGCGATCCAGTGGTCGTGGCTTAGTTGGCACCAAACCACGTCAATCCCCTGGTTGCGCACAAAGCGCGCCAGGCTGCGCGCGTCGGCGAGCATGCGCAACGGCCGTAGCGGCTTGCGCGAAAGCGACAGCTCGGGAGTTGCCTTGAGACCCAGCTCCGATATTTTAGTTTCGAGGGTTCCGGGGCGCGAGCGGTCGAACGCCACCCAGACCTCGTCGCCCTGTGCGGCGAGCATCGCGGCAGTGGTCAACGTGGGCTCGGCCGCGCCGGTCCAGTGGTGTTGGCTCAGGCAGACCAGCAGCTTCAAGGGCGACTATCCAAAATCTCCAGCGTGGCGGCGACCACCTGCTCCACGCTGATGCGATTGATGCACCGCGGGTCCGGACACTCGTGCTTCCAGCACGGTCCGCAATCGACCTCGTGGGTCAATACACGCGATGGCTCGACCAGCGGCCCGACCCGTTGCGGATCGCTGGGGCCGAACAGCGCGACCACCGGCGTGCCCATCACCGCCGCGATATGCATCGGTCCCGAATCGCTGCCCAAATAGAGCGCGCAACGCGACAGCAAGTGCGCCAGGGCCTGCAGCGCGGTTGGCGGCGCGATCAGCGCCCCAGCCTTCGATCCTTTGGCCACGATTTGCGCCAGCTCCTCTTCTCCTGGCCCCCAGATCACCAGCGGAGTATAGCCGCGTTGCGCCAGCTCGCGGGCCACCGCGCCGTAGCGCTCGGGATCCCAGCGTTTGGTCGGCCAGCTCGCCGCCGGATTTATCGCCACCACGCGACCAGAATCCAGCCGTTGCTCGGCAAAGAAACGATCGACCTCCAGCTTTTCAACCTCTGGAACATAAAGCCCCGGCGGCTCCAGGCAGCGCTGTGCGCCCGCAGCCTGAACAAGCGCCATGTACTTCTGCACCGCGTGGAGATCGTCGGGCTGCGGCGTGACCAACACGTTGTTGAACAGCCGGCTGCCCTCGCGCCACTTGTCAAAGCCGATGCGCAACGGCGCATTAGAGGCCAGACTGAAGATCCCGGACTTGAGCAGCGTCTGAAAGTCGATGGCAATGTCGTAGGGCTGTTCGCGTAGCGGGCCGACGGTGCTCAGCAGTTTGCCGTAGGCCTTGCGCAGACCCAGTGCGCGCAGGTCGCTCATAAATCCCACGCGGTTGAACACGTGGACCTGATCCAGGTCCGGATGTCCCACCACAACCTTGGCGCTCTTGCCTTCGACCACCCAGCCGATGTGCGCTGTGGGAAAGCTGCGGCGCAGAGCGTGCAGCGCGTAGAGCGTGTGCACGCAATCGCCCACCGCGCCGAGTTTGACGATCAAAATCCGCATCAGTCCACCAGGCTCCAATAGAACTGCGCCACCTGACGCGCCATGGATTGCGGAGAGAACTCGGCCGCAAACTCGCGCCCTCCCCCTGCCAACCGCGCGGCGAGCTTTTCATCGGAGAGGATCGTGACTATCTTGTCGGCGATGTCTGCGGGGTCGCGATTTTGGGCCAACAGTCCGCTGGACCCGTCGGACACGGCCTCGACCTGCCCTCCGGCGCGGGTCGCCACAACCGGCAGCCCGGCCAGGGATGCGTCGAGCAGTGAGGTGTTTAGCCCCTCAAGGTGGCTTGTCGAGACGTAGAGGTCCGCGGCGGCCAGCAGGTCGGGCACATCGTCGCGGAACCCCAGCAGCTTCACCCGATCGCCGAGGCCGAGCCCGTTGATCTGCTGCTCGAGCTCCTTGCGCAGTTCCCCGTCGCCGGCCACTGCGCAGGTCAGGTCGGCAAAGCGCGCCAACACCGTAGGCATCGCCTCGATTAAAAACTGGTGTCCCTTGTGATCGACCAGCGCACCGACGTTGAGCAGCAGCTTGTCTGTGGATTCGAGCCCCAGCTCGGCGCGCACCCGCTCCCGCGCGTCGTCCGCCGGCGGTCGGTATTCCACGGCCGAGTGCACGACCAGAATCTTTCCCGCGTCAATGCCGCTTTGGATCAGCACGTCGCGCACCGCCTTGCTGATCGCAACGTAGCCGTCCACCGCTCTGTACTTCCAGCGGTTGAGCGCGTCCTCTCCTGGCTTGAAATCGACGCGGCGGTGGACCACGACCCGCCCGCCGGGAACGTCGCGCGCGGCGAGCAGCGCCAGGGTGTGCGCGTGGCTGGAATGGGCGTGGAGAATGCGTATCCCCTGTTCGCGGGCGATCTTGGCGATGCGTCTGGCAGCCAATAAATCGAGCTCGCCGAACACGCGCATGGTGCTCACCGGCATGCGCAGCTCCTCGAAGCGCTCGGCGATCGGCGTACCCGGTCGCGAGACTAAAAAAGCCTGGTGCCCTACGGCGCGCAGCTCGCGCACCAGGAACAGCACCTGGCGTTGTCCGCCGCGCCAAGTGCGCTCGAGGTCGATGTGCAGGCTAGGGATCTTCTTGGGCATCAGATCACCCCGTTGCGTCGCGCGAGCATCAGCAGCGCTGCCATCGCCTGGTCCACGCCCAGCTCGTTCATGCAGTTGAAATGTTTTTCCGGACAGCGCTGGTGTCCGTGGGGTCCGCACGGTCGGCATGCCAGCCCCTCGCGCTGCACGATCTCGCAGTTCGCGGTGTACGGCGCGTAGCCTTGCTCGGGAACGGTCGAGCCGAACAGCGCAAGCAGCGGCACGTTGCAGGCCACGGCCAGGTGCATCGGTCCCGAATCGTTGGTCACGTAGAGCGCCAGTCGCGAGATCAGCGCCGTAAGCTCGGCGATCGTCGTGCGCCCGGCCAGATTGGTTACGCCCGCGTTGCACATCGCCAGCACGTCGTTGCAAAGCGCGGAGTCGTCCGCTCCGCCGATCAGCAGCACCCGCATCCCGGTCTGATCCACAATCCGATTTATCAGCGCGGCGAATCGATCAGGCGGCCAGCGCTTAGTGGCCCAGACGCTGGAAGGGCTGACCCCGACCAGCGCCGCGTCCGAATCGATGGCGCAATCGGCCAGCAGTCGCTCAACGGATTGCTGCGCATTCTGTTCGATCCCCAGGCTCAGCCGCGGTTTCCGGGGAACCGCGATGCCCACCGCAGGCAGCAGCGAGAGTACGCGTTCAACCTCGTGCAACGCCGGGTCGCGCCCGACCGTCTGCGTATAGAGCCGAGCGCCCACCGCGTCGTCGAACCCCACGCGTTGCGGGATGCCCGCCAGCCGCAGAGTCAGCGCGCTGCGCAAAGAGCGATGGGGAGATAGCGCCAAATCGTAGTTCGCGCGTCCCAAACGCGCTGCGGAAAGCAGCGAGCCGATCGGGCCGCGGTCCTTACCACGCTTGTCCAGGGGCACCGCACGCGCTCCCGACGGATGTGCCGCCAGCAACGGCACGAACTCCGGCCGCACCAGCACGTCGATCGTGGTCGCGGGCCAGGCCGAACGCAGGGCGTCGAGCAGCGGCGTGGTCAGGGCCACGTCGCCCAAATACGCGGTCTGCACCACCAGCACGGACTCAGGTTCCACGTCCGCGCTCCCAGAGTTTGGCGTATTTGAGGAACACGTAGTACGAGCTCAGCGCGCAGACCAGCAGGCCTGGTAAGCCGTCGAGCACACCGAGCTTGAGTACGTACTTCTTAAAAAAAGTCCAGATCGGTCGCCCGACGATGTCGTTGATCGTCGCCCTGCGCCCCAGTTTGGCCAGTCGGTCGGCGCCGATGGTGGTGTAGCGGTCGATCACGGCCAGGTGATGCGAGATGTCGCGGTAGGTGTAGTGCAGCAGGTCGCCCTCAAGCCTACGCTGCGGGCCCTGGACCCGAATGAAGTCGTGGGGATCGATCCCCTCCCAGCGCGCGTTGCGGCGGTCGAACAGCCGCACCCGTCGGTCCGGGTACCAGCCGCAGTGGTCGATCCAGCGGCCGAGGTAAAACGCCCGGCGGCTGACCTCGAACCCGGACACAGCGGGCTCTGCCGCCATCGCCGCCTTGATCGAGGTGGCCAGCTCGTCGCTGATCCGCTCGTCCGCGTCGATCGAGAGGATCCAGTCGTGCGCGGCGTTGTCGATGGCAAAGTTCTTCTGCGCCACGTGGCCGGGCCACTGGTTGTGCAGCACCCGGGCTCCGGCCTGCTGCGCCAGGCTCACGGTGTCGTCAACGCTGCCCGAGTCGACCACCAGCAATTCATCGCAGAACTCCACGCTACGCAGAGCATCGACGATGTTGTTCGCCTCGTCCCTGGTGATGATTACGGCCGAGATCGGCTGCATCGCGGGCTGCGAATCAGGCTCCGCCGACCTTTTGCGCGTCCTTGCGGAACTGCTCGATTCCCAGGTCGGTCAGCGGATGCGAAAGCAGTTTGGCGAGCACGCTGAAGGGCAACGTGATTCCGTCAGCTCCGGCCAGGCCGCTTTCGATCAGGTGCAGCGGGTGGCGTACCGAGGCGACGATGATCTGCGTAGGCAGCTCGTAAGCGTCGTAGAGCGCGGCTGATTGACGGATCATCTCCATGCCGTCGGTGGACACGTCGTCGAGCCTGCCCACGAACGGGCAGATGAAACGCGCGCCAGCCTTGGATGCGATCAGGGCCTGGGAGGCGCTGAAGATCAGGGTGGCCGCGCAGTCGATCCCCTCGGAGCTCAGACGATGGATCGCCTCGACCCCGGGCATGCCGATCGGAATTTTTACAACTACATTGTCGGCAATGGCGTGTAGCTCGCGCCCCTCGGCCACGATGGCGTCGGCCTCGCTGCTTACCGGCTCGGCCAGCACCGGGCCGCTAAAAACCGCGCAGATCTCGCTGATCCGCGTGTGGTGATCCGCGCCCTGCTTCATAATCAGGGTCGGGTTGGTGGTCACGCCGTCGCACAGCCCCAGCGACGCCGCGCGTGTGATCTCGTCTACGTTTGCGCTATCGATGAATATCAACATTTCCTGATGACCTCCCGGTCTAATCAACTTCCATTTGTCGAACCAATTGCGCCAGCTGCGCACTCTGTTCCAGCAGCCGGTCCAACGTCCCCAGATCGATCATGCTCGCCGCGTCGCAACGCGCGCTGGACGGCTCGGGATGAGCCTCAAGAAACAGTGCGTTGGTGCCCGCCGCCACGGCCGCGCGCGTCAGGTGCGGCACGAACTGCGGCTCGCCTCCGCGCGGGTCCGCGCTGGGAATGCCGTAGATGCGCACGATGTGCGTCGAGTCGTAGACCACCGGGCATCCCAGGTCCTGCATGATCGGGATGCAGCGCAAATCCGACACCAGCCGGTTGTAGCCGAAGCACGAGCCGCGCTCGGTGAGCAGCACCTGATCGCACCCCGCATGGCGCAGCTTGCCCACGGCCGAGGACATGTTCTCCGGCGCGAGGAACTGCCCCTTCTTGACGTTGACCGGCTTCCCCGCGGCGCCTGCCGCGAGCATCAGGCTTGTCTGCTGGCAGAGGTAGGCCGGGATCTGCAGCACATCGAGCACCTCGGCCGCGGCCGCGATGTCCTCGATGCGGTGGATGTCGGAAAGCACGGGCACGCCGATCTGCGCTTTGATCTGCGCCAGCTGTTCCAGTCCGTCGTGCAGCCCCGGGCCCAGGTAGCCGGTGGCCGAACCGCGGTTGTCTTTCTCGTAACTGGCCTTGAACACGTAGCCCACGCCCAGCTTTCGACACAGCTTGCTTACGTGCTCGGCCACGCGCAGGGCCACGTCGATGTCCTCGAGCACGCACGGCCCGCAGATCAGGGCCAGCGGATGTCCGCGGCCGATGGGGACGTCGCCGATTGTTACGTTCTTCATCATGCTATTTCTCGGGCGGCCAGGGTTGGGCTTCGTCGATCAGGAAGTTGGCGATGCCCTCCTGCACCAGGTAGATCTTGCTGCACGCCTCGCAGATAAATCCCTCGGGCTCGAAGTGATCAACCAGCTCGCCGTGACATTTGGGGCAGACCAGGATCTGCCGGATATCGGGTTTGAGGTCCGCCGGAATCCGCTGTGCGGCCATCTCAGCCGTAGATGTGTTTGATCCATTCCCACTCATTGCCAAGCCCCTCCCTGAGATCGACATGCGGAGCGAAACCCAGATCGGCCGCTGCCCGCGAGATGTCGGCGGCCGTATGCCGCACGTCACCCTTGGCAGTCTGCCGACGCTGAACCACCGGCATACTGCCGGCGATCTGCTGGATCAGCTCGATAACCGAGTTCATGTCGGTTCGGTTTCCGCCACCGAGATTATACACCGCCCCGTCGGTTCCATTGAGCGCGGCGAGGAGATTCCCCTCGACGATGTCCGAGATATAGGTGAAATCGCGAGTCTGCATCCCGTCGCCGTAAAGCTCGAATTCATCCTGCAGCAGCGCGGAACGCAGTAGCCGATGGAACGCCATGTCCGGCCGCTGACGCGGCCCGAAGACCGTGAAGTAGCGCAGGGCCACGGCGGGCACGCCGTAGTTGCGCTGATAGAGTAGACAAAGGTGCTCGGAGGCGAGCTTGGTCACGCCGTAGGGCGACATCGGTGCGGGCCGCGCATCCTCGCTTGTGGGCAGCGCCTCGGCGTCGCCGTAAACCGAGCTGGACGAGGCGAACACCAGCCGCCTAAGCTCGCGGCCCTTGCACTGCTCGAGCAGCATCTGCGTGCCCAGCAGGTTGTGGTGGGTGTAGACCGCGAACTGCTTGCCCCAACTGGCGCGCACCCCGGCCTGAGCCGCCTGGTGAAAGATCAGCTCCACGCCGTCCAGGGCCGTACCGAGCTCTTCGCGCGCCAGGTCGAGCTCGAGAAACTCGAAGCGCGCGTGGCCTAGGACCGAGCTTAAGTTGTCGTGCTTAATCCGCGGGTCGTAGTAGTCGGTGAAGCAGTCCACACCAACCACGTCCATGCCCTCGTTGAGCAGTCGTTGGGCCAGGTGCGACCCGACGAATCCCGCCACTCCGGTTACCAGCGCCTTCACTGTCGATTCATCCTCATCTTGATGCTCCTGATGACCTCGCTGGTCAGCGGATCGACCCTTGTGCCGCAGACCTCCACGGCCGCACCGCACTGCCGGGCCGACTCGCGAAATTCATCGTCGTTGCCGGGCCTGATCGCAAGTATATCCGGCTTCAGCGCCAACAGCGCATCCGTCGGACCAGGCCGATCGACAACGAACACCCGGTCCACGCACTGCAAGTGCGCCACCAGCTCCTTGCGCACCTCAAGCGGCTCCAGCGGCCGCCAGGAATCCAGCCGCTCCTTGGCCAGCTCGTCCGAGTATAAGCCAACATACAGCTCGTCACACAGCGCGGCAGCCATTTGCAAATAGCGCAGCTGCCCGATGTGCAGCAGGTCGAATGCGCCCAATGCCACGGCTGCCCTGCGGCCGGACCGTTGCAACTGCTCGATCGCAGCGGCCGCGCCCGGCAGGTCGACGATCTTGGATTGCGCTTTGCGCGGCGAGCGCCGTATACGGTCGGTTGAAAGCGCCCAGTCCACGCCCTGGGCCAGATCCCCGGCCACGCGCTGGGGCAGCGGCCCACCGTGCTCGCGCAGGTGTTCGAGATTGGCGATTCCCATGCCGCTGAGCAGCAGCACGGCACTCACGGCACAGCCTCGGCCCAGCCCCACGTCCGAGAGCTTGTCGCCGAACATCAGGCTCGCCTCGAGGTCGATCTGGAAATCAAGGCAGGCCTGATCGATCATGCCGGTTGCGGGCTTGCGACAGCCGCACTCCATTGCGTATTGCTCGACCTTGCCATCGGGCAGATGCGGGCAATGATAAAAGCGGTCAATGCGGGCTCCCTGCTCGGCCAGCATCTGGGCCAGCCGACGGTTGACCTGTTCGAGCTGTTCAGGCTCGATCAGCCCACGCGCGATTCCCGATTGGTTGCTGACCACGATCACCAACCAGCCAGCCTCGTTGAGGCGCACAATGGCCTCGGCCGATCCCGGGATCAGCTCCAACTGCTCGACATCACACAGATAGCCCTTATCAACGTTGATGGTCCCGTCGCGGTCGAGAAATGCGGCCGGCCTGCTCATCTTAGCCCTTGATCAAGGCGATCAAGCCCTCGAGGTCGTCGAATTCCATTTGTACGTCCACAACCAGGGTCATTGGTATCCCTTTTTGCCGCAAACCCTGTGAAGAAAGCCGCACCGCGTCCTTGGCGGTCGTCAGAGTATAGGTCAATCCATCAGGCGTCGCAAGCGCGGCCAACTCTTCGTAATCACGGACCAAATAGCGATGGTGGTCGCCGAAGTCGCGCCGCGCGATCACCTGTACGCCAAGCCCCTGCACAGTGTTGTCAAACCCTCCGGAATCGGCCAAACCGCAAAACGAAAGCACCTTTTGTCCTCTGATTTCATCTAGATCGACCGGACTACCGTCTTCGAGCCGCCGCAGGCCGACCGTTGATAGTCGGCTTTGGAACACCGGCGTTTGCCCGGCCAGCCGATGCACCCACTGCAGCAGATCGTCATCGGCCGGGCCCTTGGAGAGCACGATCGCCTTGGCGCGCTTAAGCTGCGTCAGCGGTTCACGTAGCGGACCGGCGGGCAGCAGCCGACTGTTGCCAAAACCGTTGACCGCGTCGATCAACAGCAGGTCCAGGTCGCGCTGCAACCGACGATGGGAGAACCCGTCGTCCATCAGCACGATCTCGCAGCCGAAATGCCGCACCAGGTGTTCCGCAGCCAGGCAGCGGTCGGCTGCCACGTACAGCGGCACCTCGGGTACGCTCTGGGCAATCAGCCGCGGCTCGTCGCCCGCGACCTGCGCATCGACCAGCGGACCGTTCCCCGCGCAGACCAGTGCGCCGCGCCTCGATCCGCTGCCCCCGTAACCCCGGCTGACGATCCCTACCTTGGCGCCATCGGAGTGCAACCGCCGGGCCAGCGCGATTACCGTGGGGGTCTTGCCCGCTCCGCCCACGCTGATATTGCCCACGCAGACCGTACGCGCCTGCACGCGATGGGTGGGCAACAGGCCGTGATCGTAGGCTGCGTTGCGCAGACCGATTGCCGCGCCGTAGCAAGCGGCCGCGACCCGGGCGATCGGCACCAGGGGGCCGGGCTTGAGCCACACGGGCGGCAATGCCGGTGTCGGCTCCTGATTCATCTCAGCGGAAGACTTGGAGAACCTTGATGATCACGCCCGATTGCTTGCTGTTGACCGCGAAAAGTTGATCGAGCTCGCCCGCGTCGAGAAAGATCCCGCCGCAGTGCGTGCACTTGTCGACCTTGACTCCCATGAACTCGATTTCGACCAGCTCCATTCCGTCCTTGGGGCAGCGCATCCAGTGGGTCTGTTTGAGCTGATCGCGCTGGTCCTGCTCGAGCTGCGCCTCGCGCTGCTGCGCCAGTTTCCGCTGACGCTCGTACTCCTGGCGTGCGAAGTACTCGTCCTCGTTCTTCTTGCCGATCTTGGGATCCATTTTGCCTCCGCCAATAACATTTACATAATGACGCCCACTTATATGGCAGGCGACGCGTAAAAAATCAACGTCAGCCCGAGGAGATCACTAGGCTTGAACATCACTGCCGCTTGGACCAAACTAGGACAGATTTTTTGGAGGAACCACCGATGACCAAAGGCATGTCACGTTTATTGCTCTCACTGTGCTTGGTGTTGCTGATCGCGGTCCCGGCCCTGGCCGCGGACTCGAATCTGCTGAACCGCACTTCGACCACGGTCGAGCCGATCTATCAGGACGCGACCACGGTCGAACTCGCCGTGCGTTTCGGCGGACTCGAAATCGAGCCGACCCAACTGCTGGGATCGAACTTCACCTCGATCGAGATCGACTCCACCGGCGTGCTGGGTGTGGTCGGTGCGCCGCGTGTGCCGGTGCTGCGCCGCTTTGTACGCATCCCGTTCGGCGGCGAGCCGCTGCTGGAGGTGCTCGACGCATCGGGCGCCACGTACAGCGCCGACCAATGGGGCGGCAGCCTGCCGGTGCAGCCTCAGCAGCCGCCCGTGCCCAAGCTGCCCGGAGCGCTGGCCGCGCGCGAGCTGACCGTTGATCGCGAGATCTACGCCTCGGACCGCATGCTGCTGGACGAACTGGCGCAAATCGCCGAGGTCGGCGTGTGGCGCGGCCTGCGCATCGCGCTGATCGAGGTCTACCCGGTCGATCTCAATCCGACCACCAACAGCATCGACTTGCTGCAGAGCATCACGCTCTCGATCTCGGTTCCCGATGCCGACCTGCGGGCTACGGAGCTGGCGCTGGAGCGCTTCAGCGACGAGCGCGAACTCGAGGCCGCGCGGATGCTGCTGATCAATCCTCCCGAAGCGGTCAAGGGCTCCAAGCAGCTCGAGCGCACGATGATGGTAATCGCGCCGCCCGCCCTGAGCGTTGATCCGTCCCTGGACGCCTACCTGGTCTGGAAGCGACTGCTGGGTTACGACGTGCTACTGCTGACCACCGACGTCACGGGCAGCGACGCCAACTCGGTGCGCGCGGCGATTCAGAACGTCTACACCACCTACCCCGTGCCGCTGACCAGCGTGCTGCTGGTAGGCGACACCGATTCGATCGGCTACTTCAACGGCAGCGGCTCGGGCAGCCCGGCCACCGACCTGTACTTCGCTGCGGTCGACGGCTCGGACTACTACCCGGACCTCGATGTCGGCCGCCTGCCGGTGCGCGACGCCTCGCAACTGGGCAACGCGGTGAACAAACTGATGTCCCACGAGCGCGGGCTGTGGACCATCGGCGACGCCTGGATCACCCACGCGACCTTCATGGCGGGGAACGATAATTACGACATCACCGAGGGGACCCACAACCACGTGATCAGCACTTTCCTCGATCCGCGCGTCTGGGTCAGCGACCGGGTCTACGATCACACCTACAACGCCGGACCATCGGACATCACCGCCTCGATCAACGCCGGATCGAGCTTCGTCACCTACTCCGGCCACGGCAGCGAGACCAGTTGGGCCGACGGCCCACCGTACAACCAGAGCCAGGTGCGCGCCCTGAGCAACGCGGTCTATCCCTTTGTTCAGTCCTACGCCTGCCTCACGGGCAAATACGAGGTCAACGAGTCGTTCGCCGAGACCTGGGTTCGCGCCGGAGCTGGCGCCGCGGTCTTCATGGGTAGCTCGGTCTCCAGCTACTGGGACGAGGACGACCTGATGGAACGCGCGGTGTTCGACGGCTACTTCAACGAATCGCTGAGCTCGACCTACGGCATGATGG is from Candidatus Alcyoniella australis and encodes:
- a CDS encoding NAD-dependent epimerase/dehydratase family protein encodes the protein MKALVTGVAGFVGSHLAQRLLNEGMDVVGVDCFTDYYDPRIKHDNLSSVLGHARFEFLELDLAREELGTALDGVELIFHQAAQAGVRASWGKQFAVYTHHNLLGTQMLLEQCKGRELRRLVFASSSSVYGDAEALPTSEDARPAPMSPYGVTKLASEHLCLLYQRNYGVPAVALRYFTVFGPRQRPDMAFHRLLRSALLQDEFELYGDGMQTRDFTYISDIVEGNLLAALNGTDGAVYNLGGGNRTDMNSVIELIQQIAGSMPVVQRRQTAKGDVRHTAADISRAAADLGFAPHVDLREGLGNEWEWIKHIYG
- a CDS encoding HAD-IIIA family hydrolase — protein: MSRPAAFLDRDGTINVDKGYLCDVEQLELIPGSAEAIVRLNEAGWLVIVVSNQSGIARGLIEPEQLEQVNRRLAQMLAEQGARIDRFYHCPHLPDGKVEQYAMECGCRKPATGMIDQACLDFQIDLEASLMFGDKLSDVGLGRGCAVSAVLLLSGMGIANLEHLREHGGPLPQRVAGDLAQGVDWALSTDRIRRSPRKAQSKIVDLPGAAAAIEQLQRSGRRAAVALGAFDLLHIGQLRYLQMAAALCDELYVGLYSDELAKERLDSWRPLEPLEVRKELVAHLQCVDRVFVVDRPGPTDALLALKPDILAIRPGNDDEFRESARQCGAAVEVCGTRVDPLTSEVIRSIKMRMNRQ
- the lpxK gene encoding tetraacyldisaccharide 4'-kinase; translated protein: MNQEPTPALPPVWLKPGPLVPIARVAAACYGAAIGLRNAAYDHGLLPTHRVQARTVCVGNISVGGAGKTPTVIALARRLHSDGAKVGIVSRGYGGSGSRRGALVCAGNGPLVDAQVAGDEPRLIAQSVPEVPLYVAADRCLAAEHLVRHFGCEIVLMDDGFSHRRLQRDLDLLLIDAVNGFGNSRLLPAGPLREPLTQLKRAKAIVLSKGPADDDLLQWVHRLAGQTPVFQSRLSTVGLRRLEDGSPVDLDEIRGQKVLSFCGLADSGGFDNTVQGLGVQVIARRDFGDHHRYLVRDYEELAALATPDGLTYTLTTAKDAVRLSSQGLRQKGIPMTLVVDVQMEFDDLEGLIALIKG
- a CDS encoding zf-TFIIB domain-containing protein; its protein translation is MDPKIGKKNEDEYFARQEYERQRKLAQQREAQLEQDQRDQLKQTHWMRCPKDGMELVEIEFMGVKVDKCTHCGGIFLDAGELDQLFAVNSKQSGVIIKVLQVFR
- a CDS encoding C25 family cysteine peptidase, with the protein product MTKGMSRLLLSLCLVLLIAVPALAADSNLLNRTSTTVEPIYQDATTVELAVRFGGLEIEPTQLLGSNFTSIEIDSTGVLGVVGAPRVPVLRRFVRIPFGGEPLLEVLDASGATYSADQWGGSLPVQPQQPPVPKLPGALAARELTVDREIYASDRMLLDELAQIAEVGVWRGLRIALIEVYPVDLNPTTNSIDLLQSITLSISVPDADLRATELALERFSDERELEAARMLLINPPEAVKGSKQLERTMMVIAPPALSVDPSLDAYLVWKRLLGYDVLLLTTDVTGSDANSVRAAIQNVYTTYPVPLTSVLLVGDTDSIGYFNGSGSGSPATDLYFAAVDGSDYYPDLDVGRLPVRDASQLGNAVNKLMSHERGLWTIGDAWITHATFMAGNDNYDITEGTHNHVISTFLDPRVWVSDRVYDHTYNAGPSDITASINAGSSFVTYSGHGSETSWADGPPYNQSQVRALSNAVYPFVQSYACLTGKYEVNESFAETWVRAGAGAAVFMGSSVSSYWDEDDLMERAVFDGYFNESLSSTYGMMDFGKMALLTEYGPTSDVLRYFEMYNIMGDATLEVRSEVPLQLTMDVDNPLLLPLSSVEISVPETPAVRVTLYIAGLLHASALTDESGAVSFVIDPPIGGNTVMTIAATKHNTLPAVLDVPVVDSGVRVDSFTASGFDYAVGLDWQSSVETGVQSYALYRSDLEDGEYALIAEGIAPGGSPYYYEDQPLNGGLTYFYKLEVLTDVGSVWYGPVSATTTGQGQPPEDDDDDDSSCGG